One window from the genome of Desulfobacterales bacterium encodes:
- the topA gene encoding type I DNA topoisomerase yields MAKALIIVESPAKARTLKKYLGKDFEVKASVGHVRDLPVSKLGVDVERNFSPQYVTIKGKAKIINELKRSAKMVDEIFLAPDPDREGEAIAWHIAQSLKTLKKPIHRALFHELTKKAILAAIANATEIDRNRFEAQQARRILDRLVGYQISPLLWEKVRRGLSAGRVQSVAVRMICEREAAIEAFVSEEYWTIGVRLEGDTPPPFTAQLDKIDNKKAKITTEAEAAIAVAALRRADPMVRAVEKKKKQRRPQPPFITSTLQQDANRKRHFSAKKTMSLAQRLYEGIELGDRGPTGLITYMRTDSTRINNEALAGVRDYIEQAWGRDYLPAKANVYKASKSAQDAHEAIRPTDVTITPEQVAPFLDKNLLALYTLIWKRFVASQMRPAIYDQTVIRISADKYLLKATGSIIRFPGFMTLYVEASDENGRAETTAEETLPDLKTGDPLQTLAVEPKQHFTQPPPRYNEATLVKALEENGVGRPSTYAAIISVIQDKEYVRLDKRRFYPTDLGRLVNDLLVAHFPTIMDVEFTASMEASLDQVEEGRVNWQELLSNFYGPFRDSLDRAKKEMQSIKQRAVPTGIPCPQCDGKLVVKWGRMGDFLACENYPACKHTQNFTKDGDGKIVPLAREEPEDSGETCEKCGKPMVYRNGRFGRFLACSGYPACRHIRARTTGVACPEPGCDGELVQKVSKRGKPFYSCNRFPKCRFALWDKPVNQPCPKCKALFLVEKEGKKTGKRLQCIVASCKFSQPITDKEPGE; encoded by the coding sequence TATCAATGAGCTGAAAAGATCGGCCAAGATGGTGGACGAGATTTTTCTGGCCCCGGACCCGGATCGTGAGGGCGAGGCCATTGCCTGGCATATAGCCCAGAGTTTAAAGACGCTCAAAAAGCCGATCCACCGGGCCCTGTTCCACGAATTGACCAAAAAGGCCATTCTGGCGGCCATTGCCAATGCCACTGAGATAGACCGGAACCGGTTCGAGGCCCAGCAGGCCCGCCGGATTCTCGACCGGCTGGTGGGATACCAGATCTCGCCGCTGCTCTGGGAAAAGGTGCGGCGGGGACTGTCCGCCGGCCGGGTGCAGTCCGTGGCGGTCAGGATGATCTGCGAGCGGGAAGCGGCCATTGAGGCCTTTGTTTCCGAAGAGTATTGGACCATCGGGGTGCGGCTTGAGGGTGACACTCCGCCGCCGTTCACCGCTCAGCTCGATAAGATCGATAACAAGAAGGCAAAAATCACCACCGAGGCCGAGGCCGCGATTGCAGTGGCGGCATTGCGCCGGGCCGACCCAATGGTCCGGGCGGTGGAAAAAAAGAAGAAACAGCGGCGGCCGCAGCCACCGTTCATCACCAGTACCCTGCAGCAGGATGCCAACCGCAAGCGCCATTTTTCCGCCAAAAAAACCATGTCCCTGGCCCAGCGTCTCTATGAGGGCATTGAGCTGGGCGACCGGGGCCCCACCGGCTTGATCACCTATATGCGCACCGATTCCACCCGGATCAACAACGAGGCCCTGGCCGGGGTGCGCGACTATATCGAGCAGGCCTGGGGACGCGATTATCTTCCGGCCAAGGCCAACGTATACAAGGCCTCGAAATCGGCCCAGGACGCCCACGAGGCGATCCGGCCCACCGACGTTACCATCACCCCCGAGCAGGTGGCCCCCTTTCTGGACAAGAACCTGCTGGCCCTCTACACCCTGATCTGGAAACGGTTCGTGGCCTCGCAGATGCGGCCGGCGATCTATGATCAGACCGTGATCCGGATCAGCGCGGACAAGTATCTGTTAAAGGCCACCGGCTCGATCATCCGCTTTCCCGGCTTCATGACCCTCTATGTGGAGGCCAGCGACGAGAACGGCCGGGCCGAGACCACCGCCGAGGAGACCCTGCCTGATCTCAAAACCGGCGATCCGCTGCAGACCCTGGCCGTGGAGCCCAAGCAGCACTTCACCCAGCCGCCGCCGCGTTATAACGAGGCCACCCTGGTCAAGGCCCTGGAGGAAAACGGGGTGGGCCGGCCCAGCACCTATGCGGCGATCATCTCGGTTATCCAGGACAAGGAATACGTCCGGCTCGACAAGCGGCGTTTTTATCCCACTGACCTGGGCCGGCTGGTCAATGACCTGCTGGTGGCCCATTTCCCGACGATCATGGATGTGGAGTTCACCGCCTCCATGGAGGCCAGCCTGGACCAGGTCGAGGAGGGCCGGGTCAACTGGCAGGAGCTGCTGAGTAATTTTTACGGACCGTTTCGGGACAGCCTGGACCGGGCCAAGAAGGAGATGCAATCGATCAAGCAGCGGGCCGTGCCCACCGGCATTCCCTGCCCGCAGTGCGACGGCAAACTGGTGGTCAAGTGGGGCCGGATGGGTGATTTCCTGGCCTGCGAGAACTATCCGGCCTGCAAGCATACCCAGAATTTCACCAAGGACGGGGACGGCAAGATCGTCCCGCTGGCCCGGGAAGAGCCTGAAGATTCCGGCGAAACCTGCGAAAAATGCGGCAAGCCGATGGTCTATCGCAATGGCCGTTTCGGCCGCTTTCTCGCCTGTTCAGGGTATCCGGCCTGCCGGCACATCCGCGCCCGGACCACCGGAGTCGCCTGCCCTGAACCGGGATGCGACGGCGAACTGGTGCAGAAGGTATCAAAACGAGGCAAACCCTTTTACAGCTGCAACCGTTTTCCCAAGTGCAGGTTCGCCCTGTGGGACAAACCGGTGAATCAGCCCTGTCCAAAGTGCAAGGCCCTGTTTCTTGTGGAAAAAGAGGGAAAAAAGACCGGTAAACGCCTGCAGTGCATCGTTGCTTCCTGTAAATTTTCCCAGCCGATTACCGATAAGGAGCCCGGGGAATAG